Genomic DNA from Acidisoma sp. PAMC 29798:
GTGCAGATCCTGCGCGCGATCGCTGGGATCGACGGCGATTTCGTCGCACCCGACTACCGTGTCGGGACGCAGATGGCGCTGGACCATCTCGTCGCGCGAGGACACCGGCGGATCAGCCTCATGCCGAGCGCCAAGGACACTTCGGCGACGCGGGAGCGCATCGAAAGCTTCCGCGCCACGATGCAGCGACACGGGCTAGGACCCGGCGTGATCACGCGCGGTTCCATGTCGCGCGAGGATGCGGCGGCCGAGATGGGCCGTGTGCTCGACAAGCGAAGTCCGCCCACCGCCGTCATCTGCCATAACGACCTGATGGCGCTCGGCGCGATCGGCGAACTGCGCCGTCGGGGTCTCACGCCGGGCCATGACATCGGGGTGATCGGCTTCGACGATATTCCGGAAGCGTCGAATGCCGTGCCAGCCCTCAGCACGGTGGCCACCTTCCCCAAGGACATTGGGGTCCAGGCAGCACGGCTCTTGCTGCGCCGCATCGCAATCCCTGACGGCCCCGCTGAACGCATCATGATCGCCCCCGCGTTGGTGGTGCGCGCGACGTGACCGATGGACAGCCGCCCTGGCCCATCGCGATCGTGACCGGCTTCCTCGGCAGCGGCAAAACGACGCTGATCACACGCCTGCTGCATGATCCGGACATGCGAGACACGATGGTCATCGTGAACGAGTTTGGCGATATCGGGCTCGACCATCACCTGATCCAGGCCGTCACGGATACGGTCATCCTCTTGGCGAACGGCTGCCTGTGTTGCCGAGTGCGGCAGGATGTTGTGCAGACATTGCGCGCGCTGTATCGCGACTGGCTGGCCGGCGCGATTCCTGGTTTCCGGCGTGTGCTGATCGAAACGACCGGTCTGGCCGAACCGGGTCCTTTGGTCGCCTCTCTTTGCGGGCATCCGCTGCTTTCGGATGCTTTCGCGCTGCGGGGCGTCACCACGCTGGTCGATGCGGAACACGGCCTGGATCAATTGGCGCGGGGCGTGACCTGTCGGAACCAGATCTGCGCCGCCGACCACCTGTTCCTGTCGAAATGCGATCTGGTTGGCGCGGCGCAGATCGTTGTTTTGCGCGATCAACTCCACCGCCTTAATCCTCTGGCAGAGATCCGGCAGACGGATGGCGTCATTCAGCCCGGATGGCTGTTCCAGCACGTGGTGGTGCGCCCGGTGCCCTCGTCACTCTTCTGCGCCGAGGGCGAGGATCACCTGGCCGGGATCGCGACCCTGCTGCTGCGGTCGGACACGTCGCTCGTCTGGACATCGTTCAGGCTTTGGCTGAGCGACGTGCTGGACAAATACGGGTCACGGCTGCTGCGACTGAAGGGCCGCCTGACCTTCGATGCCTCCGCTGGTCCCGTCATCATCCAGGCCGTCCATCACAGCTTCTATCCCGTCGAACCGGCGCCCCATGCCGGTGAGAACTTCCTAGTGCTGATCTTCGACGGTCCCGCTCCCCCTGACGTCGCAGCAGGGTTCAACGCGATGACGATGGCCCTATAGTCTGAGGGCATCAGAGAGCTTTTTCCGGCACCATTGGGGCCGATAAGGGCGTGCCCCATGAAGGAGAGTTGATGCCCGCAAGTCTGAAGGCTGCGCGAACCATGCGAAACCATAATGCACTAATGTTAACCATGTGAATATTTTATTTACGCGTAGACCGCGTCGAATCCCCGCAGGTTGAGCGTGAGATGGGTCGAAAGCCTAACCAGGCGGCTTGGCCACTTGCACGGCGGCCTCGTTGCGGCGGAGGAAGGGAAGCGTCCATGGCGGGTCGTAGAACCAGGCCACCGGCTGTCCCACGGGCAGCCATCCGCTGCCCTGCAACCGCCGCAG
This window encodes:
- a CDS encoding CobW family GTP-binding protein, with protein sequence MTDGQPPWPIAIVTGFLGSGKTTLITRLLHDPDMRDTMVIVNEFGDIGLDHHLIQAVTDTVILLANGCLCCRVRQDVVQTLRALYRDWLAGAIPGFRRVLIETTGLAEPGPLVASLCGHPLLSDAFALRGVTTLVDAEHGLDQLARGVTCRNQICAADHLFLSKCDLVGAAQIVVLRDQLHRLNPLAEIRQTDGVIQPGWLFQHVVVRPVPSSLFCAEGEDHLAGIATLLLRSDTSLVWTSFRLWLSDVLDKYGSRLLRLKGRLTFDASAGPVIIQAVHHSFYPVEPAPHAGENFLVLIFDGPAPPDVAAGFNAMTMAL
- a CDS encoding LacI family DNA-binding transcriptional regulator → MNAEPLSLEARRNVTLKDVAARARVSRATVSLVLRGSPLVASATRQRVEEAIALVGYVYNRGAARLRTGNSGAIGLIIPGITNPFYAELTAGADDVLDVEGRLTFLATSNDRPEREERLIRRIREQGVDGIILCAAEGSSPSLLQQLRAWRVPVVQILRAIAGIDGDFVAPDYRVGTQMALDHLVARGHRRISLMPSAKDTSATRERIESFRATMQRHGLGPGVITRGSMSREDAAAEMGRVLDKRSPPTAVICHNDLMALGAIGELRRRGLTPGHDIGVIGFDDIPEASNAVPALSTVATFPKDIGVQAARLLLRRIAIPDGPAERIMIAPALVVRAT